One window of Medicago truncatula cultivar Jemalong A17 chromosome 2, MtrunA17r5.0-ANR, whole genome shotgun sequence genomic DNA carries:
- the LOC11425914 gene encoding uncharacterized protein, whose amino-acid sequence MGKASRWLKGLFGMKKEKEYSNKSGPLVLDKKEKKRSGKNDNHIDHQTSAPAFDDAWYKSYVAEKQKQNEHNKNAIFVRSLSHGSGRKSLLFGSKEMLAAVKIQTFFRGYLARKARRALKGLVRIQALVRGFLVRKRVAATLHSMQALMRAQAVVQSRRARNSIDKENMCQPEIRGRKHVQMFDETRNRQHNKWLPNSSSRFAQNPKVVLIDPHKSGSRSAMSEYGDDLYDSYEATSLPCQIPRRISVHDCQYSQDFDWCNNNVNDERRLYTAHSTPRLVNSSQANPLAKSVSEDTSLFMPYSNFPNYMANTHSSKGRVVRSHSAPKQRPDLKKRAPLDEIMATRNSISCVRMHW is encoded by the exons atGGGAAAAGCTAGTAGATGGTTGAAGGGTTTGTTTGGAATGAAAAAAGAGAAGGAATATAGTAACAAATCAGGACCATTGGTTCTTGacaagaaggagaagaaaagaTCAGGGAAGAATGATAATCACATTGACCATCAGACTAGTGCTCCAGCTTTTGATGATGCTTGGTACAAATCCTATGTTGCTGAAAAACAGAAACAGAATGAGCataacaaaaatgcaatttttgtgaGGTCATTAAGCCATGGCAGTGGCAGAAAGTCATTGTTATTTGGAAGCAAAGAGATGTTGGCTGCTGTGAAGATTCAAACTTTTTTCAGAGGCTATTTG GCGCGAAAGGCTCGTAGAGCACTAAAAGGATTGGTTAGGATCCAAGCTCTTGTTAGAGGGTTCCTAGTTAGAAAAAGAGTTGCAGCAACACTTCATAGTATGCAAGCTCTAATGAGAGCTCAAGCTGTTGTCCAGTCAAGACGAGCCCGTAATTCCATCGACAAGGAGAACATGTGTCAGCCAGAAATCCGTGGACGAAAACATGTG CAAATGTTCGATGAAACTAGAAATCGACAACACAATAAATGGCTTCCCAATTCCTCAAGTAGATTTGCACAGAACCCGAAAGTTGTTCTGATTGATCCTCACAAGTCTGGTTCGAGATCTGCAATGTCCGAATACGGAGATGATTTGTATGACTCCTATGAAGCAACATCTCTTCCTTGTCAAATTCCGCGTCGAATCTCAGTTCATGATTGCCAATATTCTCAAGATTTTGATTGGTGCAACAATAATGTTAACGATGAACGCAGACTCTACACAGCTCATAGCACTCCTCGATTAGTGAATTCTTCGCAAGCTAATCCTCTGGCGAAGAGTGTTTCAGAAGATACCAGCTTGTTCATGCCTTACTCAAATTTTCCTAACTACATGGCTAATACTCATTCATCTAAGGGAAGAGTGGTAAGGTCTCACAGTGCTCCAAAGCAAAGACCTGACCTCAAGAAAAGGGCTCCTCTTGATGAAATAATGGCCACAAGAAATAGCATAAGTTGTGTTAGAATGCATTGGTAA